From Drosophila virilis strain 15010-1051.87 chromosome X, Dvir_AGI_RSII-ME, whole genome shotgun sequence, the proteins below share one genomic window:
- the hang gene encoding zinc finger protein hangover isoform X2, which translates to MCDAVATTITTTTTAAAGPGTGAGTGTVSAAADTATAMEERTRQSCCRLCIAPASECISIINSYAADKEPLATKIHNCVNIKITPLDRLSLHICHACISYLNSWQSFKNRCLSSQSKQRQWLDTDKSKQQTLLGYLDLNKTENGSSIEQQHETNIDSATVAAEKASANILDGIPSLKKRKSLTVYPLPAVPIKDEPIDDTDDDFQMKCIDESDDMMDPTMFLERSEHEGDVPLMTSDYDYTAQHGVTAVAAAASLPASAVANVAAAGDSKVASCRACSLQFSTRANARRHERNLHPNLFQLSTDSPNNTPITKPTPALAAALEIQRAAAAAAATAEATKAAAGGNISAQKYRQVVMNTFIKCENGGFDYDNPEQYQQLLTRDKVEFIQENNEFLEQYQTMTCRCCNKYFNTYKNFMAHVRKKYPLLPRNLCFNCLKMNDSKALFISHLKKRNCINLYRVLNALRVKQPNFSHATASGAAVSTDMSGVQGAAAAGATAHETSMERPEKLRAKELLVNKLYECKLCPKGFRTKHEFRTHVYDKHADVQRKDNNSIQCSFCGLDFADPVDRRRHYNNMDCIVRLRCMTCDAKLETHQRFLDHVYQDHLGGVSSDNASTANSGMDHSPGKRSLLGALGIGVSQSSNDESRSSSHNNNNAVETPLTSTPKPAAAGSGTAAAATSGGSTSGNRDAPKSQYFSRMPQVCPICGQQYNNYNNVLRHMESKHPNKLPETYKCVRCGLGYPRISYLREHMINVHGVDKNRHSGGFEYIVNADAVKLADGSTPNVYTGRYDYVMKDLMSITNDDEEEESGSVAKKMRLDDSSNNSSINMSIANQQKECLICNAVFSNNIGLSNHMRSHYTASTTTSAALAAANRMTPKSLTITATPPLETAAASSTSIAVSTAAAAAGAATTATTPATSTAAAAASATTTTSTTAAAAAAAASGNLPPAMAHQTPQEQAVFRRSLDQAADRRFRRMRCRICQRRFSSKKSYRYHMLTDHQVQNVQFIKCKLCNAEFAYEKGLKVHLFKVHGRAIKDEMIVKQFECDICSIVYSSELELHQHKRSVHKSQLGAASDAAKSKSSAASSTAADLADTSGTAVPALPLYWYQCKYCPSNFNTNKKLAIHINSHDEFDSNDYSCKDCGNVYSGRKSLWVHRYKKHPQVPDPAECTLCRKMFFDRQMLENHTPTCNRKPITATGAHQQDSQQQQQQQQQQQQLQLQQQRGIFKHKTGDDDEEEDDDQLMVLDDGVCVGSSSNGGNAATASASSNANSSTLKIRIPEVACTICGARFTDQEMFSKHIQKHEQDLYVDNPLAAMFDDGPADAGQFQVERQNENGEYACDLCAKTFPQVIALKVHRKWHFRGDSKQNPIIDGEATTLNNSNNNNNNNNNNNNSVSSSSMLHLRELHAVGLMPNQQHQKQQQQQQQLQQQQQQQQQQQHQQRKSLKRKRELKCEYCASTFISNNNLRRHMYELHKHEVSNLPEPPVIEVDEPLTCRRCGDLRFDTKELWIEHKLADAKVVRPFCPFQWGCDLCGEYLSRKEKLINHINNHLKEDVIVPVAVATKSASTVPSKNSTTKSEATSAAAAATAASAAAATGATKGIIRPGAVRLLKNKQLDELQEQLDMKVAKLSKQQQNVHVAHDDGAEAGQEQEQGQPAADDSDMDDDSDSGEDDEDSTSADDDDDDDDDDDDDDDDDDDDDDDDEGDVDDDDDEDIVEQQLLQQQQQQQQQQQQSLNSNNKKKNNNNNNNNNSVVANDDDDDLIEEVIEDDGIVEELEDDEDDDDDEDEAEADGVVDDDDDGNTTDEHMALPSNATKQQPRRLNFDYARTDSSKLNGNSNGKQTPQHQQKSKGQQAVLVVHSSEDEDEADVDGNGDEDVDDVDDDEEEEDEGVGEAMTIDDIIEEDDGEDDDDVVGVDGGVVEDDDDDVDEDMDEDDVEDDDDDDDDVDDDDGENYDNGGAGASRRTGAATGNGSGSGSGSRIGASDGVAADADGGTSSSESESTTTTTSHSIGERRKKTVVKSAAHGAAADQSNSSYTCDLCQLCFDSQELLQSHIKSHFLNGPSAGSSSASGGSSNRSASLGGGTGSGSRSNNNNNIDSSNSSSASASGSGSGNNKTKTKKSGLDAIKSGSAATTSTATITTTTTTTAAKVAAEAAATTAAADAATSLN; encoded by the exons ATCACGCCGTTGGATCGTCTATCGCTGCATATTTGCCATGCCTGCATCAGCTATTTGAACTCTTGGCAGAGCTTTAAGAATCGCTGCCTCAGCTCACAGTCCAAGCAGCGGCAATGGCTGGACACCGATAAAAGCAAGCAGCAGACACTTTTAGGATATTTGGATTTGAACAAAACGGAGAATGGCAGCTCAATTGAACAGCAGCACGAGACGAACATCGATTCGGCGACAGTTGCAGCTGAAAAGGCGTCCGCCAACATATTGGATGGCATACCCTCGCTGAAGAAACGCAAATCGTTAACAGTCTAT CCGCTGCCTGCCGTGCCTATCAAGGATGAGCCCATTGACGACACGGATGATGACTTCCAAATGAAGTGCATAGACGAATCCGATGATATGATGGATCCAACAATGTTCCTAGAGCGCTCCGAGCATGAGGGTGATGTGCCACTAATG ACCTCCGACTATGATTACACGGCGCAGCATGGCGTGACGGCGGTTGCGGCGGCGGCATCGCTGCCCGCCAGCGCGGTTGCAAATGTGGCAGCCGCTGGCGACTCCAAGGTGGCCAGCTGTCGTGCCTGCAGTCTGCAGTTCTCGACGCGCGCGAATGCGCGACGCCACGAGCGCAATCTCCATCCAAATCTGTTCCAATTGTCGACAGACTCGCCAAATAATACGCCCATCACAAAACCGACGCCGGCATTGGCAGCCGCGCTGGAGATACAGCGTGCAGCTGCCGCGGCAGCGGCCACCGCGGAGGCAACAAAAGCTGCCGCTGGTGGCAACATATCAGCGCAAAAGTATCGCCAGGTGGTCATGAACACGTTCATCAAGTGCGAGAACGGCGGCTTCGACTACGACAATCCGGAACAGTATCAGCAGCTGCTGACCCGCGACAAGGTTGAGTTCATTCAGGAGAACAACGAGTTTCTGGAGCAGTACCAGACGATGacctgccgctgctgcaacaAATACTTTAACACATACAAGAACTTTATGGCGCACGTACGCAAAAAGTATCCGCTGCTGCCGCGCAATTTATGCTTCAACTGCCTCAAGATGAACGACTCCAAGGCACTGTTCATATCGCATCTGAAGAAACGCAATTGCATCAATTTGTATCGCGTTCTCAACGCTCTCCGCGTCAAGCAGCCAAACTTCTCGCATGCCACCGCATCCGGAGCGGCTGTCTCAACCGATATGAGTGGTGTTcaaggtgctgctgctgcaggggCAACAGCACACGAAACATCAATGGAACGGCCAGAGAAGCTACGCGCCAAGGAGCTGCTGGTGAACAAACTATATGAGTGCAAGCTCTGCCCAAAGGGATTTCGCACCAAGCACGAATTCCGCACCCACGTGTACGACAAGCATGCGGATGTGCAGCGCAAGGATAACAATTCGATACAGTGCAGCTTCTGTGGATTGGACTTTGCCGATCCGGTAGATCGTCGCCGTCACTACAACAACATGGACTGCATTGTGCGGCTACGATGCATGACCTGCGATGCCAAGCTAGAGACGCATCAGCGCTTCCTCGATCATGTCTATCAGGATCATTTGGGCGGCGTCAGTAGCGACAATGCGTCCACCGCGAATAGCGGCATGGATCATTCGCCAGGCAAGCGTAGCCTGCTGGGCGCTCTGGGCATTGGTGTCAGTCAGTCATCCAATGATGAgtcgcgcagcagcagccacaacaacaacaatgccgtGGAAACGCCGCTAACCTCAACACCGaaaccagctgcagctggatcGGGAACTGCAGCTGCGGCGACCAGTGGCGGCTCCACATCTGGCAATCGCGATGCTCCCAAATCGCAGTATTTTTCCCGCATGCCGCAGGTGTGCCCCATCTGTGGCCAACAGtacaacaactataacaacGTGCTGCGCCACATGGAGTCAAAGCATCCCAATAAACTGCCCGAGACGTACAAATGTGTACGCTGCGGCCTTGGCTATCCGCGAATCTCATATCTGCGCGAGCACATGATTAATGTGCATGGCGTGGACAAGAATCGGCATTCCGGAGGCTTTGAGTATATTGTGAATGCCGATGCTGTTAAATTGGCGGATGGCAGCACGCCCAATGTCTACACCGGACGCTATGATTATGTGATGAAGGATCTGATGTCAATAACAAATG ATGATGAGGAGGAAGAAAGCGGCAGCGTTGCCAAAAAGATGCGACTCgatgacagcagcaacaacagcagcatcaacatGAGCATCGCCAATCAGCAAAAGGAATGCCTCATCTGCAATGCGGTGTTCAGCAACAACATTGGGCTATCTAATCACATGCGCTCGCATTATACCGCCTCCACGACAACGAGTGCAGCGCTGGCGGCGGCCAATCGCATGACGCCAAAGTCGCTGACAATTACCGCAACGCCGCCGCTGGAAACGGCTGCCGCATCGTCCACAAGTATTGCGGTctcgacggcggcggcggcggcgggggcggcaacaacagcaacaacgccCGCCACaagcacagctgcagcagctgcgagtgcaactacaacaacaagtacaacagctgccgctgccgccgccgccgcgtcTGGCAATTTGCCGCCAGCGATGGCACATCAAACGCCACAGGAGCAGGCAGTATTCCGACGTAGCCTGGATCAGGCAGCCGATCGTCGCTTTCGGCGTATGCGCTGTCGCATCTGCCAGCGCAGATTTAGCTCGAAAAAATCGTACCGCTACCACATGCTGACCGACCATCAGGTGCAGAACGTGCAGTTCATCAAGTGCAAGCTGTGCAATGCGGAGTTCGCCTACGAGAAGGGCCTCAAGGTGCATCTCTTCAAGGTGCACGGACGGGCCATTAAGGATGAAATGATTGTGAAGCAGTTTGAGTGCGATATCTGCTCCATTGTCTACAGCTCTGAGCTGGAGCTGCATCAGCACAAGCGCAGCGTGCACAAGTCCCAGCTGGGGGCCGCCAGTGATGCAGCCAAGTCTAAATCGTCAGCTGCTTCCTCAACTGCTGCTGACCTTGCTGACACGTCCGGCACGGCTGTGCCAGCCCTGCCTCTCTATTGGTACCAGTGCAAGTACTGTCCATCCAATTTTAACACTAACAAAAAACTGGCCATACACATCAACTCGCACGACGAGTTCGACTCGAATGATTACTCGTGCAAGGACTGCGGCAATGTCTACAGTGGCCGTAAAAGCCTTTGG GTGCATCGCTATAAGAAGCATCCGCAGGTGCCAGATCCCGCTGAATGTACGCTGTGCCGCAAGATGTTCTTTGACCGCCAGATGCTGGAGAATCACACGCCCACCTGCAATCGAAAGCCCATCACTGCCACCGGCGCCCATCAGCAGGattcgcagcagcagcaacaacaacaacagcagcagcagcagctgcaactgcagcagcagcgcggcATATTCAAGCACAAAACGGGCGACGATgacgaggaggaggatgaCGATCAGCTGATGGTGCTGGACGATGGTGTCTGCGTCGGCAGTAGCAGCAACGGTGGCAATgctgcaacagcatcagcGTCAAGCAATGCCAATAGCAGCACATTGAAAATACGCATACCGGAGGTGGCGTGCACCATTTGCGGTGCCCGGTTCACCGATCAGGAGATGTTCAGCAAGCATATACAGAAACATGAACAGGATCTGTATGTGGATAATCCATTGGCGGCCATGTTCGATGATGGACCAGCGGACGCTGGCCAATTTCAGGTGGAGCGCCAGAACGAGAACGGGGAATATGCGTGCGATCTGTGCGCCAAGACGTTCCCCCAGGTGATAGCGCTCAAGGTGCATCGCAAGTGGCATTTCAGAGGTGATAGCAAGCAG aaTCCCATCATCGACGGCGAAGCGACAACGctgaacaacagcaacaacaacaacaacaacaacaacaacaacaacaattcagtGAGCTCCTCATCGATGCTCCATCTGCGCGAACTGCATGCTGTTGGCCTGATGCCCAATCAACAGCAccagaaacaacagcaacaacaacaacaactccagcagcagcagcaacaacaacaacaacaacaacatcagcaaagGAAGTCGCTGAAACGGAAACGTGAACTTAAATGCGAATATTGCGCATCCACATTcattagcaacaacaacctgcGTCGCCACATGTACGAGCTGCACAAGCACGAGGTCAGCAATCTGCCGGAGCCGCCAGTGATTGAAGTGGATGAGCCTTTAACTTGTCGCCGTTGCGGCGATCTACGGTTTGATACCAAAGAGCTGTGGATCGAGCATAAATTGGCCGATGCCAAAGTTGTGCGTCCATTCTGTCCATTCCAATGGGGCTGTGATCTGTGCGGCGAGTACTTGTCGCGCAAGGAGAAGCTCATCAATCACATTAACAATCATCTCAAAGAGGATGTAATTGTACCTGTGGCGGTGGCCACCAAGTCAGCGTCAACAGTTCCCAGCAAGaattcaacaacaaaatctgAGGCAActtcagcagcggcagcagcaacagcagcatcagcagcggcagcaacaggagcCACAAAGGGCATAATAAGACCGGGAGCAGTAAGATtgcttaaaaacaaacaattggATGAGCTGCAGGAGCAGCTAGACATGAAGGTGGCGAAGCTGtccaaacagcagcaaaatgtTCATGTGGCGCATGATGATGGGGCGGAGGCGGgacaggagcaggagcaggggcAACCGGCGGCGGATGATAGTGATATGGATGATGATAGCGATAGTGGCGAGGATGATGAGGATAGCACAAGCgctgatgatgacgacgacgacgacgatgacgacgacgacgacgatgatgatgatgatgatgatgatgacgacgatgagGGCGATGtggacgatgacgatgacgaagaTATTGtggaacagcagctgctgcaacaacaacaacaacaacagcaacaacaacaacagtctctcaatagcaacaacaagaagaagaacaacaacaataacaacaacaacaacagcgtaGTTGCaaatgacgatgacgatgatctCATTGAGGAGGTAATCGAGGATGATGGCATTGTCGAGGAGCTAGAAGATGATGaggacgatgacgatgacgaggaCGAGGCTGAGGCCGATGGCGTTgttgatgatgacgacgatggTAACACAACGGATGAGCATATGGCGCTGCCTTCCAATGCCACCAAACAGCAGCCGAGGCGCCTCAACTTTGACTACGCGCGCACAGACAGCTCCAAGCTGAACGGCAATAGCAATGGCAAACAGACGCCGCAGCATCAGCAAAAGTCAAAGGGTCAGCAGGCGGTGCTGGTCGTGCACAGCTCagaggatgaggatgaggcTGATGTCGATGGGAATGGTGATGAGGATGTGGATGATgtggatgatgatgaggaggaggaggatgaggGCGTGGGTGAAGCAATGACCATTGATGATATTATTGAAGAAGATGATGGGGAGGATGATGACGATGTGGTTGGTGTCGATGGTGGTGTTGttgaggatgatgatgatgatgttgacgAAGATATGGACGAGGATGACGttgaagacgacgacgacgacgatgatgacgtcgacgacgacgacggcgaaaATTATGATAatggtggtgctggtgctaGTCGTCGCACTGGCGCCGCCACTGGCAATGGCAGTggtagcggcagcggcagtcgCATCGGCGCGTCTGATGGCGTGGCTGCTGATGCCGATGGTGGTACATCATCATCTGAGAGcgagtcaacaacaacaacaacatcgcaTTCAATTGGTGAGCGGCGTAAAAAAACAGTAGTTAAATCAGCGGCACATGGCGCTGCCGCTGATCAGTCTAATTCCAGCTATACGTGTGATCTATGTCAACTTTGTTTCGATTCTCAGGAGTTACTGCAGTCACATATTAAAAGCCATTTTCTGAATGGGCCGTcggcgggcagcagcagcgccagcggcgGCAGTAGCAACAGAAGCGCCAGCCTCGGCGGCGGcacaggcagcggcagcagaagcaacaataataataacatcgacagcagcaacagcagcagcgccagcgccagcggcagcggcagcggtaacaacaaaaccaaaaccaaaaagtCCGGCTTGGATGCAATCAAAAGTGGCAGTGCTGCAACAACGtcgacagcaacaataacaacaacaacaacaacaacagcagcaaaagttgcagctgaagcagctgcaacaacagcagcagcggacgCTGCAACCAGCTTGAACTGa